Proteins encoded together in one Camelina sativa cultivar DH55 chromosome 9, Cs, whole genome shotgun sequence window:
- the LOC104710081 gene encoding protein C2-DOMAIN ABA-RELATED 10 gives MDQRPLGLLTIHVKRGINLAIRDHRSSDPYIVITVGDQTLKTRVVKRNCNPVWNEEMTVAIKDLNVPIRLTVFDWDKFTGDDKMGDANIDIQPYLEALKMGMELLRLPNGCAIKRVQPSRHNCLSDESSIVWNNGKITQDMILRLNNVECGELEIMLEWHEGAGCRGITSAAKEGSSST, from the exons ATGGATCAAAGGCCTCTTGGATTGCTCACGATTCACGTCAAACGAGGGATTAATCTCGCCATTCGCGACCACCGTAGCAGCGATCCTTACATCGTTATCACCGTCGGCGATCAG aCATTGAAGACACGTGTGGTGAAACGAAATTGCAACCCAGTGTGGAATGAAGAAATGACTGTTGCAATCAAAGATCTCAATGTCCCAATCCGCTTG ACAGTGTTTGACTGGGATAAGTTCACGGGGGATGACAAAATGGGAGATGCGAACATTGACATTCAACCGTATTTAGAGGCTTTGAAAATGGGGATGGAGCTTTTGCGGCTACCTAATGGTTGTGCTATCAAAAGGGTTCAACCGTCAAGGCACAATTGTTTATCAGATGAAAGTAGCATTGTTTGGAACAATGGTAAGATCACACAAGACATGATCCTTAGACTTAACAATGTCGAATGTGGCGAGCTTGAGATCATGCTTGAGTGGCATGAAGGTGCTGGTTGCAGAGGTATCACTTCCGCTGCCAAAGAAGGCTCTTCCTCtacctaa